Part of the Lolium rigidum isolate FL_2022 chromosome 6, APGP_CSIRO_Lrig_0.1, whole genome shotgun sequence genome, GGCAGTCTGCCAAGCCCCGCGGGCGCCAAACACCTGGAGTACCTCGCCATGGACATCTCGGCCGACTACATCGGCCACTACAAGGCCCAGTACAACAACGGCGCGCACGGAGGCTCGTGGTGCTCGGCGTTCGAGGTGCTTGTGGCCAAGGCATGGCAGAGCCGCACACGCGCAGCGGGGTTTGAGCCGGACTCCGACGTCCACCTCTGCTTCGCCATGAACGCGCGCCCGCTCCTGCACGCCTCCCTCCCGCGCGCCGGCGCAGGGTTCTACGGTAACTGCTACTATATCATGCGCGTCACGGCGCCCGCCGGCAAGGTGGCCGGCTCGTCGATCCCGGACGTGGTGAAGATCATTAAGGACGGGAAGAGGCGGATGCCAGCGGAGTTCACGCGGTGGGCTACGGGGGAGGCCGGTGCCAATGGCGGCAAGGACCCGTACCAGATCACGTCGGACTACCGGACGCTGCTCGTGTCGGACTGGTCGCGGCTCGGGTTCGCCGAGGTCGACTACGGTTGGGGGCCGCCGGCGCACGTCGTGCCACTGACGAACCTGGACTACATTGCCACGTGTATACTGGTGAAGCCGTGGGCACACAAGCCAGGGGCACGGCTCATCACCCAGTGTGTGACGCCCGACCGCGTCGCCGCCTTCCACCAGGGAATGCTCGACATGAACTGACCGGAGCTCCTGGCCTGGCCGGAGACGAGGAAGAAATGAAGCTGAAGCCAAAATGGATTTGATTTGACTGCGTAATTAGACATACGGGCATTGGATTGGTTCTATGGTGTGTGATGTGGCCGTGTGGTGTAACTGAAAAATAAGAAACTGATCCTGATTTGGGCGAGTTGATTATTGTTTGAGTTTGGTGGGAAGCCACTAACTAAACTTGTAATTCGTGGAATAAAAATCATCTGATACATTTACAGTTTATTTACTTTATTCAAATATTTGTCCGTGCTCTTGTTTCTCGAAGAGTTCAGCAGTGCGTTTGGTACTAATGAGCTGCAAGTGACTCTGGGTACATCTGAACAGAATGTTTATAGCCTGGGTTCGTACGTTTTGAACTGCCAAGTGCCAACTGACAAAAGTGAGCACGTGAACCTAGTTACATTGCACTAAACTTTATTTACAAGGATCTGGATCATCTTTTTATCATTTCTATTTACCAGCTAACATGCATCTCGGTGCAACTTGCAGCGTAACTTACTCTGCATCTTCGCCAGCAGCTTCAAGGAATCCAGCTCAGACCATAAAAACTTCAGATGCAATTGACTTGATCGTCATTGGATACTGATTCGAACCTAACTGAATATCTTCACCTGAATGGACAGTTACGCCGACACTCCCTTTTACAGTGTTCCAAATGGACCAGTATTATACTCTCGCTTATCGAACCAAATTCTTCAGCttaaatttgcaaaaaaaatcttCAGCTTAACTGACTGCAACAGGCTCTCACAACTGGATGCTTCCACAGATGTGTCCAACCAGAAAGTGTCGGCCAGACCTAATTACCGGAATCAGATCACCGTGCTATGCTAACCACAGAGACTTCAAAAATAATAACATTGGCAGCTTAAAATAAGACCATATAACATAACCACATGGGTGAGCTGATTACAAAATCATATTTGATTAAGCTGATCTACTGCTAGTATGGTAGCACCGCGCATATGATCTAGACAAAGGCGAGCTACCAGAATATAAAAGATCTCGCGTATCTGATCTAATGGGCCATTATACATGGTggttagctacaacattagaaaaTGATGGTCGTGCAGTCTCTCGTTGGCTAATCCTTCTATCTGACACTGTCCGGTTGTATGGTGTTTTGGGACTTTGGGTTGTTAGTAAGTACATCTGAGTTCTGACTATCTACAGGGATCTGTCTGTTGCCATCTGATTCCAAGAACTAGCCTAAGTTTGATGGTCAGTAGTGTAACAGAAAATAAGCAACTCCCTCGGCACTTGAATTCGGGGAGTTTCTTCTTGATTGGTATTGGCAGGAATCCACCAATTACTCATTCGTGCAGTGTAAGAAATACTTCGTATTTGTGATATCTGCAGTTTTGTTCTCCATTGTCCATACAAGCAAACAAACATGACCGAGTTATTGCTCAGCCAAAACTGGGGTGAAGTAAGCTATAGCCTGCACCATCACTTGCAGCTTGCTTCGATAGAAACTGGGGCGAAGTAGCATCAGTTATTTCTGTTGTCTGAATTTGCTACAGTTGTATTTTATTCAGATACTTTGTTTTAGCAAATAATTAGGCTGACAAGTGAGCTTGTTCACTGTCAGGTTAGTCGAAGTTTGTTGTCAGTTAGCTAGTTTAGCTCGCCGCTTAGACCGGATCATGGGATGGCATGGTCACAACGATCTTGGCGGTGGAAGTGGCCAAACTTCAGAGGATTGTGGGATGGCACGGTCGCACACTCTGACTGTCCAAGTTTTTACTGCTTTCAGTTAGCTTGTACTTAGGAAAGTATAAGAGGAATAACAGAAAGAGAAAAGCTGCAAGTTTGCACGCAGCACCAAAATCAGTGTCTCCACTCCCTTGTGTTCATCTCACCCTCCCTCGCTCAATATCTGTCGAGTTCTCTCGTTCGCAACGACCACTAGCTCAGATGCAGCTGATTTCAGGTGGAGTGGACACTCCTTAAAATCTCCCTGAATCTTTTCCTTTCTGAAGTGTCACAGGTACACTGATCACCTTGTTTGTGAGAACTCCACTCTATCCCAATCAACTTCACTCCACTCCAACTTACTGTTTGGTCTATTGAAAGCTAAACAAAACTGTTCGATTAGTAAACTATCTGAAGATTCACTACCACATGAAAAAGCTGATTACAAAGTCCCATTTTATTTATATGTGATTTACTGGCATGCATGGTAGCACTAGACATTTGATCTACACAAATGATCAAATACCATATATAAGATCTTGTGTATTTAATCGAACAACCCATTGTGGGTAGTTAGCAGTGATGGTCGCGCAGCATCTAGtcggtgaatcttgttgtctgacGCCTCACCCTTCTCATGGAATTGTTGGGCCACTCTTGTTTTCAGTCGTAGACTTGTGCCCGTTTTCAGTTTTGACTGCTCTTGTTTTCAGTCTAGTCCAGAGTCAGTCGTTTCCCTTCTATTGTATCTGGTCATGTACTTTGCCCATCCAAAGctttcttcttcttaattaaGCGCATGCAGTCCTCCTGAATGGATCGGAAAAAAAAAAAGCCCTTGTAAGTTTTAGCTGTGTGCAGAATAGTTTTGTACATCTGAAATGGATCAACAATTCAAGAACGTTTACTGCTGGACAAAAACAAAAGGTGCTTTTTTACATTGACGATTGAGCTGATCGACGCATCGAGCGCATGTAAATTAAGTaaactagtcatcaacccgtgcatcCGCACGTGCCATGGTTAGAATGTTcataaaatataaataataataaaactgAAATTTCAGAATACTTTCTTATTCATAAAATATTATGGGAAGTTCAATTTATTTTCTTATATTTATTCTAGATTTTGGTTATTTTCTTATATTTGTTCTACATTCATTTAATGTAGTACTATTGAAATGTATGTATGACACTATATTATGATAACATTCGTTGATCTTGTTTGAAAATACAAAGTGACAAACTAATCTAATTTAccttttttagttttattttcatCGGGAAATCTTGGAGAATGATTTGAATCCATTTCACCAGATGAATTTTTCTAATCAAGCTATGGTTAAAGAATTAGGAAAAATACATAAATATTAATTAATACATAGTATATGGAATGAACGCTGAGTTGCaacttcaacaaaaaaaaaaccttatAGATAATTTCAAAATAGCTAAACCAAAATGCCATTCCATCTACATCCTATAACCTACAACTTACCAATAGAACCATAGGAAAAGTAGATACCGAACATAAAAGAAAGCTTAGTTTGCATCTCCGTCAGAAAGACAACAGCCGTGAGACATCCTAGTTACTATGCAACTATGTGACCATGAGCGACATGTCGTATCCTCTGCACCGTGCCCTACACCACCATTATCATAGAAAGAGTGCTGGCATAAATATTTCAGcaattaaaaattaaattttatggTGTTCTAGGAATCGTGTATAAGTTAGACGCATGGGAGATTACTCTTTGTAAGCCATGAAAGCAGATAAATTTTTGGAGGATCTTATTACGTGTTATGAGCAACAACCTGCATCGTATGATGTTGTTCCGGCTGCTTCAATGATGTAAAGCCATTTTTATTCCAACGGACTGCTGGAAGCTATTGTTCTGACCCTTCAATTGGACAGAGACTTAGAATGATATtctttcatattaaaattttaataGGAAAAAATACTATTTTAAAGAATGAGCTATAATATGTGGCATCCCTAGAAAGCAGTTTGACCAGGACAAATTTTTGGAAGTGAACCGTAGAACTACTGTCGTATACATATGGCAAATCTTTTGGCTACAATGAAAAGGTTAAGTTCGATAAAGCTAACATGAAAAAATTCATCTATCAAGCCCCAACGTCTTGAATAAAATACTTGTGTGTAACATGAAGGAACGGTGAATTTATTTAGCTTTAGCAATGAGCAACTTAGCCAAAACATACCATATTTGATTTAACAGGCCATGTTAGTATATTATTTTCCTGTAGGGTTAACAAATTTTTATAAGATTATTTAGGACACCATTATTATTTATACATGTGGCACACATGTGCGTAAGAAAGTAGTGCTCCATCCAATACAAATTAATTATTGCAGATTTACGCTAAATGTTGGCTAAAATTCGTATAGGTCCACAGAACCTACAACAACTAATTCAGATCAAAGGTTGTAATAAATTTATAACTCATCATTAACCTCTCCTAGATATAAACTACTCAAATTTCTATACATTtggaaaaataataaaaggataaCATTTATATATTTGTGTATATAGCCAACTAATAATCCTAATTTGAATGCATAGAAAAAGTACATATAGCCTTAGAAGTTTCTCCTCCGGTCCATAATACATGTTgtgattttagttcaaatttgaactaaaaccatgacaGTCAGGACAATGAAAACAATTTCAATACGTTCCAATATCTATGAATGAGTTCGTAAAGATTATAATTTAGATGTGAATATTCTTACTAATCAATATATTTACTTTATACCAAATAATTAATTTATCCTATTAAGAATATATTTGTGTATGCTTGTAAGGTCTATGAAATTAAGTGCTACACCACTGCGTGTATATTCAGCAATTAAAAAAAAGTAACCATGAATGTTCTAACTGGAGGTTGAACTGGTATTTGTTGAATTCATCCTCTCCATACAACATACCTACATTTGGAAATTATTTAAAGTAAACACCTGCTTTGTTTTACTGAAAGAACCATAAATATGATCGCATAGTATACTGTACTCGTTTTTTGGATGTAAAACTTAGATCTATGAAGTCTACCAGATGACTTATTACATCAATCGTGATAAACATATAATATTCTCTGCTACTTTGGACATAATTAACAAACCTATGCTTTTCCACATGGACCACGGTACTTGATTCATACAGCTTCCTAGAGAAGCTTAGATTATAGAGGCCTGATTAGAAGGACTACGTAAAGCATTAATTGTTGACTACATTGTACAtgccactaagagcatctccactcgtccccccgacgaggcccccggcgagccttttttccatccggacggcgtaattcggcccagtcgcgccccggttcctcattttcgtccggatttgggcctaaattcatccggcgatcccacgccatccccggccccccggggagcgctaggggactccggacgaaacgaaagcgcggaaaataccgaggaaacttcccgcgcgtctggtggccccaacttgtcggcgagagaaaccgatcatcgtcctcatcgcatcgtcttccgcgcgctgtaaaagcctgccgccggtctgcattcgccggccacgcggcgagttaatttcATCGTCTGCCGCGCACGCattgtcttccgcgcgcactaaaggctgccgccggtcagctcgccgcggacgcgtcgcattccacgcggcattaatcccccgcgccagccgcgcctatatacgccgcttcgctcgccgcgaggcgtaccccgtgctccactctccctccactctccctctactctcccgatggcgttctacgacgacgacggcgcagccaacaacggcttcccccgccggtcgctccacgcgtgggaggggcacctcctccaccgggcggggtacccccgcccgccggacacgaggcctcccggcggcgggtggcggcttagtgccggcggcgtaccaatcccgccgccgcctcatggccacgccctcgacgtcgccatcgaggaggcgcggatgaccttgacggatgaggagcgcgccgagccacgccaccaccccgacaactacacggcgtggaactcgtacttcctgcggcggtgggagcgggagctcgcctcctacgacggcccaccgcctccgcctccgcgcaacaacgccgcgggccgccgacgttggtggagtgcgccgggccggacactcgaggccgtcctcgagcacatcgagggcggcaacttcccggtgctcacgatgccccctccatcgagggcatcggcgagccgccgccggggaaacgctcggcagccacggcgcatggctgccggctcgtcgtcttcggatcggcgccgaggtcatccttggcgccggtgaagagggaggaggcgacgtcgccttcgacgccggtgcgcgtcaagaaggagtcggcgtctccgccgccgaccagagggcgcagcagcggcgccctcgtcatccgcgaccagccttccgcgccgcagagccgccggaagaagacgaagaaagaggccgccgcaaaccagctcgccgaggaggaggcgaagcgcgcggaggacgccgcgatggcggaggcgatcgccaggtcgctgaaggacatggaggaagagaagcgcgcggacgacgccacaCTGGACTGGGCCGGGCGCGGCCGGGAGCGCCGGGGccggagcgagcggcggcgggcgctgctggacctagccgccgcacgccaactcgccgcccgcgccgctccaaccgccaacgacgatgtcgcgcgctaccgccatcctgcgacacctccatccgccgtcgctgtccccgtcgtcgacctcgagtcctccgacgacgaatggtacaagccatccccggggtggggagacgccggccagggcagcagcccgggccgcgcagccgaaggtcaacgacgacggctccgacgacgacggcggcgactacacggtgttctaccgccatttcggcatgtagagcgccgtgttttaaaattagcatttgaattcccctagccgaattcgaaatatagtcgaattcggcctctatgtatgaactccgcccgttatataataaatatcattaaatttagtctatattcacccgtttttagccgtagtttgtcaagtttccgtttttaaattcgcatcgtcgacttcgcctgggcacgcggctgggaaactactactccccacgccaaatctttctccaatccggacgaaaatttcgccggatttgggcgtggggagcgccaagagtggggatgctctaagatgTAATACGACCAAGCCTGAGAAGTGGTGTGCAGATCAATCACTCACGGATGTCAAGGCCCCGATACTTATAACATGCATCAAATTCTATCATCGGCAGTTCTGGAGGTACCTGATACAGAAGAGACTACTGCTAGATCGATTCAGAAATTGTAGCCATTGGGCCGCAGTCCAAAATCCACGACGTTGGGGGTCTGCCGTCAGACGCAAGGGGCGAGGGGCATGGCCAGACCGCCGCAGTCTAATCTCCAAAAGAATTGGGATGAACAAACATTGGCTGCTGCCGCCGGACGCAGGCGGCGAGAGGTAGATGTGACTGCTTCTAGATCGATCAGTTTCCACCCAGATCGTGAGACAccaacagattttttttttcattgcaagaaatctatcttcttcttttttttttttttgagattaaaAGAAATCTATCTTCTAAGGGGCTCGGGCCTGAAGAGACGCCCGGCTGAGATCGGAAAAGCCTAATATCATCTAACGGCTCTACATTAATTATTGTTAGATTGGATGGACGTTATTCTCTAATCTCTAGGATTAACGTGGTGTTTCgtagggagtctccaattagtaaatatatatAAGATGGATCCACCTGCTCTTCAAGTAGATGATGTGCCTCTGTAGAAGGAAGGACCTGATCAGTTGATGGAGTGAACATAGAATTAACATCTATCTATCTCTGAATCATCAGCAGAAAAAAATCTCTCACATTTCGGCCCAAGAATAATCGTAGTCGTGTTTCTTCATACAAAACGGAGAAGTTTTCGGCCCATAAGAGATCCAGCAAGTCTAGAAGGCCGCCTGCAACGCGCGGGcactgggccaggcccattttgtATGGTTTCTAGGTTTTCAAGGTTACACTGGTTCGGTCGTTTTTTCGCTTTTCTGGATTTTTCGGGTTTCTGCTGGTTTTAATGCTATTCACACGTCgggtttttaacattttaaattttgagcattttttatttttttacattttaaaatttcaatatttttaattttgaacatttttttattttgaaccgCGCCATATTGCTGCCCTAGTCAATGTCCAACTTAACTCTTTAAAGCGAAATGAATCTGCTCGTTACACGACCCAAAAACTGTAAAATAATCTTCACGAGCTCTTTCAAGTATAGGGGCTATATCGTAGTACTttagataaataagagtgtcgaacccaatgaggagcagaaggtgttgacaagcagtttcgatcaaGGTTTCACAGTAAACACTAGCAAATAGGTTTTTAGGGGTATTTGGtactgcagataaataaagtacgagcaaATAACATGCAGTAATAATAAttacagcgagtggcccaatcctttttagatcaaaggacaagccggttgttggttgttgtacttatgatgactaaacgttcctaaggacacacgggaatttcgtcaagtgctttcgcttcacgtAGCCGAATAATCTTCATTGGTTTGATAAGTGATGTgctggtgaacctatgctaatgcactaacccatacttggactaatgcatacttggaattataccccttgcacgcatccgcaactacaagaaattaattaagataaatctgatcacagccttaaactttgagatcctacactccctaatgcaccggtttcctaacgggAGTTTGGGTTTCTATCtctcccgcaaccccacaattagtagccaaatacacgatgcatttcCCTAGGTCCATAaaagtgaagtatcatgtagtcgatgttcacatgacaccgcTAAAAGAATAACACAACaatttaaatatcaaaccattaaatattactcaacatagttccactactaacatcatGACTTCTCCCTTGTCctgaagaactaaacgaactagtcACGAGACATCAtgtggatcataatcagaggtgatataatgatgaataataaTCTgggcataaaccttaattcaatcgtttcactcaatagcatcaactataaggagtaatcaacaccggaaaagtttcccctatgaactaggcAAGTATTAAACCCAAGATGTTATAGCGGGGCggagtggagatggcggtgatgatggtgctggtggtggagatgatgatcccTATGAAGTCCAATTCAATGGCAGTGACGATGGCGATGGtttcccccctccgggaaggaatttccccaaccgatttctgcctgccggacagcttttctctctctgtggttttccgccccgtagcggcggcggaatatttctctgTTCGCTCCCTTAGTCTTAGGGTTCTCGGGGGATGAAATACGCGAGGTCATTACgtcagaggtgggccagggccaccatgcctaggcgcgaccaggggatgtcccgcgcctaggggtggtgtgggcccctcctggccacctcaggctccccttctggcttcctccgtcatctggcaaAATAGGAGTTTCTAGGTATTTTTTGGGAATTGTTGTTCTTTAGAAATATGGCATCTTGACAGtcttttttccagcagaattctgactccggcagttaattctccaataatcatcaaaaatgcaaaaatagatgaaataacataagtatcatctctaaatatgaaatatatcaatgaataacagtaaattatgatataaaatagtgatgcaatttgaacgtatcaactccccccaagcttagacctctctTGTCCCCAAGCAAAACTGAACTTAGTAAACCAGACCACGGGTTTACGGAGTGAactgtcgataaacaaaatacggataAGAAGCATCATACTTACCAATACACAAGTCATTATAGACAACAACTTCCTCTTATATAATCCGACTTGCAATGAGTAAGGAGTCACTAAAGAGAAGTGCATAGAGAAAATCATAATTGATGATGACAAACTTTCGTTCTTGATCAGAGAAAGATTAACATATTGTAattatctttcgagcagagtctttatattagagcttatattgGAGAAATCACATGCTCAATCTTTACAATCATAGATAGCTTTCAGcgttatattcattcagataaaagcaTTATGCTACACAAGAAATGATAAATTATTTGATTTAATACATCAACAtacataaatggttggatcacaacaactcaaatggttgcttgagatagagaggaataggtttattgactcaatataaaagtaaaagatagacccttcgtagagggaagcaagattactcatgtgctagagccttttattttgaatgcaataggggtgttgaaaatatattttgagaggtatgcatgtctatgtcaacgaatggcatcaaatgatctatcatcctttcatatagtgacatcaagagcggctcccatgtagttctccattgcacaccatgatttaggatctctccagtacacaATGTGTGGagttttatttgtttattttatattttgtttgggcggggcacccagttgccttgcttttttgcaatattaaggacttagCATATTATCCATGCTAGTCGCGgtatgaagtcatgaaaagacaataaaccattcaatactttctcatgagctaaaacaaaacacaaaacaagtattagtttgaaggtttaaaggtagcacacaagcaattcacttttggagtggcggtgaaataccacatataggtaggtatggtggacactgatacgtctccgacgtatcgataatttcttatgttctatgccatattattgatgatacctacatgttttatgcacactttatgtcatattcgtgcattttctggaactaacctattaacaagatgccgaagtgccggttctcgttttctgctgtttttggtttcgaaatcctagtaacgaaatattctcggaattggacgaaacgaaaacccggggcctatttttccacggagcttccgaagaccgaagaacacacgaagtggggccacgaggtggcgacaccataggccagcgcggcccaggggggcccgcgccgccctatggtgtggccccctcgtctggcccccgactctgcccttccgcctacttaaagcctccgtcgcgaaacccctgaggcgaaaaaaccacgatacggaaaaccttaccgagacgccgccgccgccgatcccatctcgggggattctggagatctcctccggcaccctgccggagaggggattcatctcccggaggactctacaccgccatggtcgctgatggcgtgtatttcacacgttcgttgggcaaccccaagaggaaggtatgatgcgcacagcagcaagttttccctcagaaagaaaccaaggtttatcgaaccaggaggagccaagaagcacgttgaaggttgatggcggcgggatgtagtgcggcgcaacaccggagattccggcgccaacgtggaacccgcacaacacaaccaagctactttgccccaacgaaacagtgaggttgtcaatctcaccgagcttgctgtaacaaaggattaaccgtattgtgtggaagatgattgtttgcgagagaaaacgagtaaaaacaagtattgcgatagattgtatttcagtaaagagaattggaccggggtccacgagttcactagaggtgtctctcccataagacgaacgagcatgttgggtgaacaaattacggttgggcaattgacaaataaagagagcatgacaatgcacatacatatcatgatgagtatagtgagatttaattgggcattacgacaaagtacatagaccgccatccaactgcatctatgcctaaaaagtccaccttcgaggttatcatccgaacccctccgagtattaagttgcaaaacaacagacaattgcattaagtatggtgcgtaatgtaatcaacaactacatccttagacatagcatcaatgttttatccctagtggcaacagacacaacacaaccttaggggtttcgtcactccccgggtgtcaatgcaggcatgaacccactatcgagcataagtactccctcttggagttaaaagcatctacttggccagagcatctactaataacggagagcatgcaagatcataaacaacacataagcataactttgataatcaacataacaagtattctctattcatcggatcccaacaaacgcaacatatagaattacatatagatgatcttgatcatgataggcagctcacaagatccgacaatgatagcataatggggagaagacaaccatctagctactgctatggacccatagtccaggggtagactactcactcatcactccggaggcgaccatggcggtgtagagtcctccgggagatgattcccctctccggcgagggtgccggagagcgatctccgggatcccccgagatgggatcggcggcgacggcgtctcggtaatgttttccgtatcgtggctctcggtgcgggggtttcgtcacggaggctatttgtaggcggaagggcaggtcaagaggcggcacgggggcccacaccacgggccggcgcggccaagggggccgcgccgccctagggtttggcgccccgtggcccctcttcgtctctccttcggacttctggaagcttcgtgagaaaataggcctctgggcttttatttcgtccaattccgagaatatttctttactaggatttctgaaaccaaaaacagcagaaaacaacaactggcacttcggcatcttgttaataggttagttccggaaaatgcacgaatatgacataaagtgtgcataaaacatgtagataacatcaataatgtggcatggaacacaagaaattatcgatacgttggagacgtatcggcatccccaagcttagttctgctcgtcccgagcgaggtaaaacgataacaaagataatttacggagtgacatgccatcataaacttgatcatactatt contains:
- the LOC124667734 gene encoding acyl transferase 7-like, yielding MAAAKSVERLAQRLVIPAEPTPAGPLRLSWLDRYPTQMALIESLHVFKPSPDRDVNGAGPASTIERALAQALVQYYPLAGRLGFTDDGGLLQVDCGGDGSGVWFTEAAAACGLEDVEYLEHPMMIAKDELLPPTPADEKDERRLVLLVQVTTFACGGFVVGFRFSHAVADGPGAAQFMAAVGDLARGLSVESLAVQPQWGRDAIPNPATAVIGSLPSPAGAKHLEYLAMDISADYIGHYKAQYNNGAHGGSWCSAFEVLVAKAWQSRTRAAGFEPDSDVHLCFAMNARPLLHASLPRAGAGFYGNCYYIMRVTAPAGKVAGSSIPDVVKIIKDGKRRMPAEFTRWATGEAGANGGKDPYQITSDYRTLLVSDWSRLGFAEVDYGWGPPAHVVPLTNLDYIATCILVKPWAHKPGARLITQCVTPDRVAAFHQGMLDMN